The Cucumis melo cultivar AY chromosome 6, USDA_Cmelo_AY_1.0, whole genome shotgun sequence genome includes a region encoding these proteins:
- the LOC103483457 gene encoding trihelix transcription factor ASIL2, which produces MVSSPMASPSSPIDGSPPSSSHPSNPLQALTLSAPLPPPSNPPPQATASSRRLPPPCWSHEETIALIDSYRDKWYSLRRGNLKATHWQDVADSVSHRCPNASPPKTAVQCRHKMEKLRKRYRTELQRARSMPLSRFTSSWVHFKRMDAMEKGPSAKPEESDSGGEEEEEEEEDDQELYEEFRNAGASGTRSVRKLYGNGMNSGGGGGGGGSGGDVAAAAAGGFRIRIPTGVSIAQPGLKSYPKAEQKMNPNSNPVSGLNPAAVNFGTRVVRESNPVRPVTGKRGERERERDPVAEMVSAIKTLGDGFVRMERMKMEMAREIEAMRMEMEIKRTEMILDSQQRIVEAFAKAVTENKKKTKRIPSPEA; this is translated from the coding sequence ATGGTTTCCTCTCCCATggcttctccttcttctcccaTCGATGGatctcctccttcttcttctcatcCATCTAACCCCCTTCAGGCTCTTACCCTTTCTGCTCCTTTGCCTCCTCCCTCCAATCCACCGCCGCAGGCTACGGCTTCCTCTCGCCGTCTTCCGCCTCCCTGCTGGTCTCATGAAGAGACGATTGCTTTAATTGATTCTTATAGGGATAAGTGGTATTCTCTTCGTCGGGGGAATCTCAAGGCTACTCACTGGCAGGATGTTGCCGATTCTGTTTCTCATCGATGTCCTAATGCATCGCCGCCGAAGACCGCCGTGCAGTGTCGTCATAAGATGGAGAAGCTTCGTAAACGGTACCGTACGGAGCTTCAACGGGCTAGGTCTATGCCGCTTTCGCGATTTACGTCTTCGTGGGTTCATTTTAAGCGGATGGATGCTATGGAGAAAGGACCGTCTGCGAAACCGGAGGAATCAGATAGCGGtggggaggaggaggaggaagaggaGGAAGATGATCAGGAACTTTATGAAGAGTTTAGGAATGCTGGGGCTTCGGGGACTCGGAGTGTGAGGAAATTGTATGGGAATGGAATGAAcagtggtggtggtggtggtggtggtggaaGTGGTGGAGATGTAGCCGCTGCTGCCGCCGGTGGGTTTCGGATTCGAATTCCGACTGGTGTGAGTATTGCGCAACCAGGGTTAAAAAGTTATCCGAAAGCTGAACAAAAGATGAACCCTAATTCAAATCCGGTTTCAGGGTTGAACCCTGCCGCCGTTAATTTTGGGACTAGAGTTGTGAGGGAGTCGAATCCGGTGAGGCCGGTGACAGGGAAGAGAggggaaagggaaagggaacgAGATCCAGTTGCAGAGATGGTGTCCGCCATTAAAACTTTGGGAGATGGGTTTGTGAGAATGGAGAGGATGAAGATGGAAATGGCTAGAGAGATCGAAGCTATGAGAATGGAGATGGAGATTAAACGAACAGAAATGATTCTGGATTCACAGCAGCGGATTGTGGAGGCTTTTGCTAAGGCAGTTACTGAAAACAAGAAGAAAACCAAGAGAATCCCATCTCCTGAAGCCTAA
- the LOC103483459 gene encoding heat stress transcription factor A-5 has product MEAAAGGGGTGGAGPAPFLLKTYDMVDDSSTDEIVSWTSSKKSFVVWNPPEFARLLLPTFFKHSNFSSFIRQLNTYGFRKIDSEKWEFANEDFIKDQKHLLKNIHRRKPIHSHSNPQGSHIDPERAAFEDEIERLSREKNTLEVNISRFKQQKSTAKLQLQDLTVKVESMEKRQKNLLAFLEKAVQNPSFVEHLARRVESMDFTAFKKKRRLPSADLSQPVIENSFLDNHSSSRSESGNIFHQDFSQKLRLETSCASDINLISRSTQSSNEEGGSSQRQLSKFDTRAVQENLHFAAETLDLSDTGTSFILRRDSSLSGKSHNDDNPRLHSLQPSVSSKEDGESHISCQLNLTLASSSLRINDTACSVRMPQLGQNVRKFPDSKANSNGKESDVRLFTKNINLDEGSTPVCPQETSNNNHGPPAASIRANDVFWERLLTERPGCPESEEASSNYRANPYKEPDDGTVH; this is encoded by the exons ATGGAGGCGGCTGCTGGCGGCGGAGGCACCGGCGGCGCTGGTCCAGCGCCGTTTCTCCTCAAAACTTACGATATGGTTGACGACTCGTCCACCGATGAGATCGTCTCGTGGACCTCTTCTAAGAAGAGCTTTGTGGTTTGGAATCCTCCTGAATTCGCCCGCCTTCTTCTTCCTACGTTTTTCAAGCACAGCAACTTCTCCAGCTTCATTCGGCAGCTTAATACCTAT GGATTTCGGAAGATCGATTCTGAGAAGTGGGAATTTGCAAATGAAGATTTTATAAAGGATCAAAAGCACCTGCTGAAAAACATCCACCGCCGAAAACCAATTCACAGTCACAGTAATCCTCAAGGATCTCACATCGATCCAGAAAGAGCTGcttttgaagatgaaatagagAGGCTATCACGTGAAAAAAATACACTTGAAGTCAATATATCACGATTCAAACAGCAAAAATCAACTGCTAAACTTCAGTTGCAAGATCTAACGGTGAAGGTGGAAAGCATGGAAAAAAGGCAGAAGAATTTATTGGCATTTTTAGAAAAGGCTGTTCAGAACCCTTCTTTTGTTGAACATCTTGCTCGAAGGGTCGAGTCTATGGACTTTACAGCATTTAAGAAGAAGAGACGACTGCCTTCAGCTGATCTTTCACAGCCAGTCATAGAAAATAGTTTTTTGGATAACCATAGTAGTTCCAGATCTGAGTCTGGGAATATTTTTCATCAGGATTTTTCACAAAAGCTAAGATTAGAAACTTCATGTGCATCAGATATCAACTTAATTTCACGTAGCACCCAGAGTTCAAACGAAGAAGGGGGAAGTTCACAAAGACAGTTGTCAAAGTTTGATACTAGAGCTGTCCAAGAAAATCTTCATTTTGCAGCTGAAACACTAGATCTCTCAGACACTGGGACATCGTTTATATTGAGGAGGGATTCATCTTTGTCTGGGAAATCACACAATGACGATAATCCACGTTTACACTCATTACAACCAAGTGTTAGTTCTAAAGAAGATGGAGAAAGTCACATCTCATGTCAATTGAATCTCACTCTTGCATCGTCTTCCCTGCGAATCAATGACACCGCGTGTTCAGTTCGAATGCCACAACTGGGTCAGAATGTTCGAAAATTCCCAGATTCAAAAGCAAATTCAAATGGAAAAGAATCAGATGTTAGACTGTTCACTAAAAACATAAATCTCGACGAGGGGAGTACTCCAGTTTGTCCTCAAGAGACCTCCAATAACAATCACGGCCCACCAGCTGCTTCTATCAGGGCTAATGATGTTTTCTGGGAACGGTTACTTACTGAAAGACCGGGTTGTCCTGAAAGTGAAGAGGCAAGTTCCAATTACAGGGCAAATCCGTACAAGGAGCCAGATGATGGGACCGTTCACTAA
- the LOC103483460 gene encoding protein RALF-like 24, which yields MAKSLFLFFFLFSIIFPLVFLQTHFSFCDAILDLRSFKGSEMDVMAKGVCNQKIGECLTDPEMESEISRRVLMMQKKYISYDTLRRDMVPCSRPGVSYYECHPGPANSYDRGCEVITRCARDVHDINT from the coding sequence ATGGCAAAATcccttttcctcttcttcttcctcttttccatcatttttccaCTTGTTTTCCTTCAAACCCATTTCTCATTTTGCGATGCCATTCTTGATCTTAGATCTTTTAAGGGTAGTGAAATGGATGTAATGGCAAAAGGGGTTTGCAATCAGAAGATCGGTGAGTGTTTGACTGACCCAGAAATGGAATCAGAAATCAGTAGAAGAGTTCTGATGATGCAGAAGAAGTATATAAGCTATGATACACTTAGAAGGGACATGGTTCCTTGTTCAAGACCAGGTGTTTCGTATTATGAATGTCATCCTGGTCCAGCAAATTCCTATGACAGAGGCTGTGAAGTCATTACTAGATGTGCCAGAGATGTTCATGACATAAACACTTGA
- the LOC103483461 gene encoding adenosylhomocysteinase-like, with product MSLLVDKTSTGREYKVKDMAQADFGRLEIDLAEVEMPGLMACRTEYGPSQPFKGAKITGSLHMTIQTAVLIETLTALGAEVRWCSCNIFSTQDHAAAAIARDSAAVFAWKGETLQEYWWCTERSLDWGPEGGPDLIVDDGGDATLLIHEGVKAEEIYEKTGTLPDPSSTTNSELQIVFTIIRDGLKTDPKRYHKMKERLVGVSEETTTGVKRLYQMQANGTLLFPAINVNDSVTKSKFDNLYGCRHSLPDGLMRATDVMIAGKVAVVCGYGDVGKGCAFALKQGGARVIVTEIDPICALQALMEGFQVLTLNDVVSEADIFVTTTGNKDIIMVSDMRKMKNNAIVSNIGHFDNEIDMNGLETFPDVKRITIKPQTDRWVFPDTNSGIIVLAEGRLMNLGCATGHPSFVMSCSFTNQVIAQLELWNERKTGKYEKKVYVLPKHLDEKVAALHLGKLGAKLTKLSKDQADYISVPIEGPYKPAHYRY from the exons ATGTCTCTATTGGTAGACAAAACCAGCACTGGCCGTGAATACAAGGTCAAGGATATGGCGCAAGCTGATTTCGGTCGTCTTGAAATCGATCTCGCTGAGGTTGAAATGCCTGGATTGATGGCTTGCAGAACCGAATATGGACCATCACAGCCTTTCAAGGGAGCAAAAATCACTGGATCTCTTCACATGACGATTCAAACCGCCGTCCTCATTGAAACCCTAACTGCTCTCGGTGCTGAGGTTCGTTGGTGCTCCTGCAACATTTTCTCGACTCAGGACCATGCTGCTGCTGCCATTGCTCGTGATAGTGCCGCTGTGTTTGCCTGGAAGGGGGAGACTCTTCAGGAGTACTGGTGGTGCACTGAGCGGTCCTTGGATTGGGGCCCTGAAGGTGGTCCCGATCTGATCGTCGATGATGGTGGAGATGCTACGCTGTTGATTCATGAAGGAGTTAAGGCGGAGGAGATCTATGAAAAAACAGGGACGCTACCGGATCCTTCTTCGACTACTAACTCAGAGTTGCAGATTGTGTTCACAATTATTCGTGATGGATTGAAGACCGATCCTAAGAGGTACCACAAGATGAAGGAGAGATTGGTCGGTGTTTCGGAGGAGACAACTACTGGTGTGAAAAGGTTGTACCAGATGCAAGCTAATGGAACTTTGCTATTCCCCGCCATTAATGTCAATGATTCTGTCACTAAGAGCAAG TTCGATAACTTGTACGGGTGCCGCCATTCACTCCCAGATGGTTTGATGAGAGCTACTGATGTTATGATTGCTGGCAAAGTTGCTGTTGTGTGTGGCTATGGAGATGTCGGCAAGGGGTGTGCCTTTGCCCTCAAACAAGGTGGAGCTCGTGTGATCGTCACCGAGATTGACCCGATTTGCGCTCTTCAGGCATTGATGGAAGGCTTCCAGGTCTTGACACTCAACGATGTCGTTTCCGAGGCCGACATTTTCGTCACCACCACAGGCAACAAGGACATCATCATGGTGAGTGACATGAGGAAGATGAAAAACAATGCAATAGTCAGCAACATTGGTCACTTCGATAACGAAATCGACATGAATGGTCTCGAGACTTTCCCTGACGTGAAGCGCATCACGATCAAGCCTCAAACTGATAGGTGGGTGTTCCCCGATACTAACTCAGGCATCATCGTGCTTGCCGAGGGGCGGCTAATGAACTTGGGATGTGCCACCGGCCACCCTAGCTTTGTGATGTCCTGCTCATTCACAAACCAAGTGATTGCACAGCTTGAGCTTTGGAATGAGAGGAAAACTGGAAAATATGAGAAAAAAGTGTATGTTTTGCCCAAACATCTTGATGAAAAAGTTGCTGCTCTTCATCTTGGCAAGCTTGGAGCTAAGCTCACTAAGCTTAGTAAGGATCAAGCTGACTATATCAGTGTCCCCATTGAAGGTCCTTACAAGCCTGCTCATTACAGGTATTGA